A DNA window from Arachis duranensis cultivar V14167 chromosome 3, aradu.V14167.gnm2.J7QH, whole genome shotgun sequence contains the following coding sequences:
- the LOC107481957 gene encoding uncharacterized protein LOC107481957, whose product MDESGGSSSDHCKDVDVVSVLPECSTSNVKDNAIITSRHRILDDPSLDYDSGHDTMIMSSPMFEFQRAERASQRVPLGPFSKPAPSKWHDAEKWIASPTSNRPKTGQTQGQGGQVGSRKVPGLTHASRQSSMKVIVEVPDQKEIGLDEPDTKQMDTDQTKMESGGHKFVNWEADPYAIANSFVSHSQHSSSIAIQSATTFVPPPSTARSVSMRDMGTEMTPIASQEPSRTSTPLRATTPTRSPNSSHPSTPARAAPTSPLADPCNDHLSPSKNELSEKELQMKTRREIMALGTQLGKTNIAAWASKEEEDKDASTSLKNKTAEPSRNVVEARAAAWEEAEKAKYMARFRREEMKIQAWENHQKAKTEAKMRKIEVEVERIRSKAHDKLMNKLATVRHKAEEKRASAEANRNREAAKTEEQASYIRRTGHVPSSYLPFSCCRWCS is encoded by the exons ATGGATGAATCTG GTGGTAGCAGTTCTGATCACTGTAAAGATGTAGACGTGGTGAGTGTCCTTCCTGAATGTTCAACCTCTAATGTAAAGGATAATGCCATAATAACTTCAAGGCATAGAATACTAGATGATCCTTCCTTGGATTATGATAGTGGCCATGATACTATGATCATGTCCTCGCCAATGTTCGAATTTCAAAGGGCTGAGCGAGCTTCACAGAGAGTGCCCTTGGGACCTTTCTCAAAACCAGCACCATCTAAATGGCATGATGCAGAGAAATGGATAGCAAGTCCAACATCTAATAGGCCGAAAACTGGACAGACTCAGGGGCAAGGTGGGCAAGTAGGATCTCGAAAGGTACCTGGTCTTACCCATGCAAGCCGCCAGTCTTCTATGAAGGTTATTGTTGAAGTTCCAGACCAAAAAGAAATTGGTTTAGATGAACCAGATACCAAGCAAATGGATACAGATCAAACTAAGATGGAAAGTGGAGGACACAAGTTTGTGAATTGGGAAGCCGATCCCTATGCCATTGCAAATTCTTTCG TTAGTCACAGCCAGCATAGTTCATCCATTGCCATTCAAAGCGCAACAACATTCGTTCCTCCCCCTTCAACGGCTCGGTCTGTATCAATGAGAGATATGGGTACAGAAATGACCCCTATTGCTAGCCAGGAGCCATCAAGGACAAGCACACCCTTGAGGGCGACAACCCCGACTCGAAGCCCAAATTCTTCCCATCCTTCTACTCCTGCCAGAGCTGCTCCTACATCACCTTTAGCTGATCCTTGCAATGATCATCTAAGTCCCAGCAAGAATGAATTATCCGAAAAGGAGCTACAAATGAAAACCAGGAGAGAAATAATGGCCCTCGGGACACAACTAGGCAAAACAAACATTGCTGCTTGGGCTAGCAAAGAAGAGGAGGATAAGGATGCATCGACTTCACTGAAAAATAAAACAGCTGAACCTAGTAGGAATGTTGTTGAAGCACGAGCAGCAGCATGGGAGGAGGCTGAGAAGGCCAAGTATATGGCCAG GTTTAGGCGTGAGGAGATGAAAATTCAAGCATGGGAAAATCATCagaaagcaaaaacagaagccAAAATGAGGAAAATTGAG GTAGAGGTTGAAAGAATAAGGAGCAAAGCACATGATAAGCTCATGAATAAACTAGCAACTGTAAGGCACAAGGCTGAGGAAAAGCGAGCATCGGCGGAAGCCAATAGAAATCGTGAAGCTGCGAAAACTGAAGAACAAGCATCATATATACGAAGAACCGGCCATGTTCCTTCCTCATATTTACCCTTTTCTTGCTGCAGATGGTGCTCTTAA